The following are encoded in a window of Thermodesulfobacterium geofontis OPF15 genomic DNA:
- a CDS encoding NifB/NifX family molybdenum-iron cluster-binding protein has product MRVAIATEGDFVAQHFGKCPGFTIVDIENGKITRKNFVENPSYKSHQPGAVPMFLKNQNVDYVIAGGMGPKAIMMFESFGIKVFVGVTGKIEEVIEAFIKGTLTTGESLCERGEHRCQH; this is encoded by the coding sequence ATGAGAGTTGCAATTGCAACTGAGGGTGATTTTGTTGCACAACATTTTGGTAAATGCCCTGGCTTTACGATAGTTGACATTGAAAACGGAAAAATTACCCGTAAAAACTTTGTAGAAAATCCCAGTTATAAGTCTCATCAGCCAGGTGCTGTGCCAATGTTTTTGAAAAACCAAAATGTTGATTATGTCATCGCAGGAGGTATGGGACCAAAAGCAATTATGATGTTTGAATCTTTCGGAATAAAAGTATTCGTTGGAGTAACAGGTAAAATTGAAGAAGTTATTGAGGCTTTTATCAAAGGTACATTAACTACCGGAGAAAGTCTTTGTGAACGCGGGGAACATCGTTGCCAGCATTAA